A window of the Bacillus sp. A301a_S52 genome harbors these coding sequences:
- a CDS encoding Gfo/Idh/MocA family oxidoreductase has product MTMIKAGLVGCGNISSIYLENCHKLDHLTIVACADLNHKKAQAQAANYHIPNVCKTDELLQNHDIELIINLTTPDAHGPVCIRALEAGKHVYTEKPLAVTLEEGQHMLKLAKEKGLLVGCAPDTFLGAGIQTALQAIEQGEIGKPVGASAFMIGRGHEHWHPDPAFYYDVGGGPMFDMGPYYLTALTALLGPMTRLSGSARVSYPERTILSEPKYGEKIQVSTPTHIAGIIDFDNGAVASITTSFDAFGGSSLPHIEIYGDEGTLLVPDPNTFGGPVKLRKRDKKEFVSLPLSEHNAENSRGIGIADMVHSILNDTPHRANGELGYHVLEAMHGFHTASSSETYYKMQSTCQRPEPLPAGFHILQN; this is encoded by the coding sequence ATGACCATGATAAAAGCAGGTCTTGTCGGTTGTGGAAATATCAGTTCAATTTACTTGGAAAATTGTCATAAATTAGATCATCTTACTATTGTCGCATGTGCAGATTTAAACCATAAAAAAGCTCAAGCTCAAGCAGCAAACTATCATATCCCCAATGTTTGCAAAACAGATGAATTACTGCAAAATCATGACATTGAGCTAATCATTAACTTAACGACACCTGATGCACATGGGCCAGTTTGTATTCGTGCATTGGAAGCAGGAAAGCACGTTTATACTGAAAAACCGTTAGCCGTGACTCTGGAAGAAGGGCAACATATGCTAAAACTCGCAAAAGAAAAAGGACTACTAGTGGGCTGTGCACCCGATACCTTCTTAGGAGCTGGTATTCAAACAGCCCTCCAAGCGATTGAACAGGGGGAAATAGGTAAACCAGTAGGCGCTTCAGCCTTCATGATCGGCCGTGGTCATGAACATTGGCATCCTGACCCTGCGTTTTATTATGATGTTGGCGGCGGTCCAATGTTCGATATGGGGCCTTATTATTTAACAGCTTTAACGGCCTTACTTGGCCCAATGACTCGACTATCAGGGTCTGCTCGTGTGAGTTACCCCGAACGGACGATTTTAAGTGAACCTAAATATGGGGAAAAAATACAAGTTTCAACGCCTACCCATATCGCAGGAATCATTGATTTTGACAATGGCGCTGTAGCATCTATCACCACAAGCTTCGATGCCTTCGGTGGCTCATCTCTCCCACATATTGAGATATATGGTGATGAAGGCACTCTTCTCGTACCTGATCCTAACACATTTGGTGGCCCTGTGAAGTTACGTAAACGAGACAAAAAGGAGTTTGTCAGCCTTCCATTATCGGAGCACAATGCTGAAAACAGCCGTGGGATTGGAATTGCTGATATGGTTCATTCTATTCTTAATGACACACCGCATCGCGCCAATGGGGAGTTAGGTTACCACGTTTTAGAAGCAATGCATGGCTTTCACACAGCCTCTTCCTCAGAAACGTATTATAAAATGCAGAGCACTTGCCAAAGGCCTGAACCGTTGCCGGCAGGTTTTCATATCCTCCAAAACTAA
- a CDS encoding ABC transporter ATP-binding protein: protein MINVQAVSKTIKEKDVLQDINIDFEEGKGYLVRGHNGSGKTMLLRLLCGLIKPSKGDVSNDKPYTFGVMIENPDFLEGQTALYNLKYLAAINKRITEEEILKALKKVELYDQRHEQVKKYSLGMKQRLGLCQAIMEKPDILLLDEPFNALDDDSYKRALSLLSALKEDGKMLVVAAHDQELVTHPLFDEVIVLENGCIKERIKRENGDVSLDSSSDVAKD, encoded by the coding sequence ATGATAAACGTGCAAGCAGTTTCAAAAACGATTAAGGAAAAGGATGTCTTACAAGACATAAATATAGATTTTGAAGAAGGGAAGGGTTATTTAGTAAGAGGGCATAACGGTAGTGGAAAAACGATGTTGTTAAGGTTGCTTTGCGGTTTAATAAAGCCTTCAAAAGGTGATGTGTCCAACGATAAACCTTATACATTCGGTGTGATGATAGAAAATCCAGATTTTTTAGAGGGCCAAACAGCGCTTTATAATTTGAAGTACTTAGCAGCAATAAATAAGAGAATAACGGAAGAGGAGATCCTCAAGGCGTTAAAAAAAGTAGAGTTGTATGATCAGCGTCATGAACAAGTAAAAAAGTATTCATTAGGAATGAAGCAACGGTTAGGTTTATGCCAAGCCATTATGGAAAAACCAGATATTTTATTACTTGATGAGCCATTTAACGCATTAGATGATGACAGTTATAAGCGTGCATTATCCTTGCTTAGTGCGTTAAAAGAAGATGGAAAGATGTTAGTTGTCGCAGCACATGATCAAGAGCTTGTTACTCATCCGTTGTTTGATGAGGTTATTGTATTGGAAAATGGATGTATAAAAGAGAGAATAAAACGAGAAAACGGGGATGTGTCTCTAGATTCGTCATCGGACGTGGCTAAAGATTGA